From one [Ruminococcus] lactaris ATCC 29176 genomic stretch:
- a CDS encoding CPBP family intramembrane glutamic endopeptidase: MNQKKKQNPFWHLAGPLLGYWVIQLVAEIIVSMLVMLPYAAKYLSLVMNHASEMNYTDVVNKYYMETMQPGLELVLKYATEINGVTALFTLILTVSLFRLDRKKEKQAGIPQRQKVSARNYVWLILMGAAGSIGVTCLSVLAQLAMNSNSYQQSVQSTYAAPIFVQVVVVGIIIPVAEEMMFRGVLYRRYRETKGFYYAALWSSVFFSVTHLTMIQTVYAFLLGILLCYVYEKYGSVKAAIGLHICLNTGSILFTEVGLFRWLAGDLMRMGLAIILSAFFCSVLFVMIQKTGDPVMEKKTSRENDEL, encoded by the coding sequence ATGAATCAGAAAAAAAAGCAAAATCCATTCTGGCATCTGGCAGGACCGCTGCTGGGATACTGGGTGATCCAGTTAGTTGCAGAGATTATCGTTTCGATGCTGGTCATGCTTCCTTATGCAGCAAAGTATCTGAGTCTGGTTATGAACCATGCTTCAGAAATGAATTATACAGATGTGGTAAATAAATATTATATGGAGACGATGCAGCCGGGGCTGGAGCTGGTGTTGAAATATGCTACAGAGATTAACGGTGTGACAGCACTTTTCACATTGATTCTTACGGTATCTTTATTTCGTCTGGACAGAAAGAAAGAGAAGCAGGCAGGGATACCGCAGCGGCAAAAAGTATCTGCCAGAAACTATGTCTGGCTGATCCTGATGGGAGCAGCAGGAAGTATCGGAGTAACCTGTCTGTCTGTTTTGGCACAGCTTGCGATGAACAGCAACAGCTATCAGCAGAGTGTACAGAGTACCTATGCCGCACCGATTTTTGTTCAGGTTGTGGTTGTGGGGATTATTATCCCAGTCGCAGAAGAGATGATGTTCCGGGGGGTTCTGTATCGCAGATACAGAGAGACAAAGGGCTTTTATTATGCGGCACTGTGGTCATCGGTTTTCTTTTCGGTGACGCATCTGACGATGATCCAGACCGTTTATGCATTTCTGCTGGGGATCCTGCTATGTTATGTCTATGAAAAGTATGGCTCAGTGAAGGCAGCGATAGGTTTGCATATCTGCCTGAATACCGGGTCGATCCTCTTTACCGAGGTCGGTCTGTTCAGATGGCTGGCAGGAGATCTGATGAGGATGGGACTGGCGATCATTTTAAGTGCTTTCTTCTGTTCCGTCTTATTTGTTATGATACAGAAGACCGGTGATCCGGTAATGGAGAAAAAAACTTCAAGGGAAAACGATGAACTATAA